One window of Rhizobium leguminosarum genomic DNA carries:
- a CDS encoding AAC(3) family N-acetyltransferase has translation MITKGDIVEALRSAGLTAGMTVFSHANIAFFGPVAGAANMSELIGVMLAAFESVLGPDGTLVLPVFTYSFSSDKHDGIFDLQNSVSTTSGLGNWLIANERGCRSADPMLSVVALGGLADSLTRDIDPICFGPRSIWARLYEADATICNLNLDSGSTYLHWVERELGVAYRSDIPMMGTIIDHGRPRAAKIVYTGRSLADPNAVPKFEHYHKASVAAGLSKIVPLGRGQIVAQSCRKARDFLGDFLERNPYILTARHEKPVV, from the coding sequence ATGATTACCAAGGGCGATATTGTTGAAGCCCTGCGCTCTGCGGGGCTGACCGCAGGAATGACTGTTTTCAGCCATGCCAATATAGCGTTTTTCGGCCCGGTAGCCGGCGCCGCGAACATGTCCGAGCTTATCGGTGTCATGCTTGCCGCGTTCGAGTCCGTACTTGGACCGGACGGGACCCTTGTTTTGCCTGTTTTCACCTATTCGTTCAGCTCCGATAAACATGATGGCATTTTCGATCTTCAGAACAGCGTCTCAACGACCTCTGGGTTGGGCAACTGGCTGATCGCAAATGAAAGGGGCTGCCGTTCCGCGGACCCGATGCTTTCCGTTGTGGCCCTGGGCGGTTTAGCTGACAGCCTAACGCGCGATATCGACCCGATCTGCTTTGGTCCCCGGAGTATCTGGGCACGGCTGTACGAGGCCGATGCCACCATATGCAATCTGAATCTCGACAGCGGCTCTACCTATCTGCATTGGGTGGAACGCGAGCTGGGCGTCGCCTATCGCTCAGATATCCCGATGATGGGAACGATTATCGACCATGGCAGGCCGCGCGCTGCGAAAATCGTCTACACTGGCCGCTCACTTGCCGATCCAAATGCCGTTCCAAAATTTGAACATTATCACAAGGCATCGGTCGCCGCCGGCCTGTCAAAGATCGTGCCGCTCGGACGCGGACAGATTGTTGCGCAATCATGTCGAAAGGCACGCGATTTTCTCGGCGATTTTCTCGAGAGGAATCCCTACATATTGACCGCTCGGCACGAGAAGCCGGTCGTTTGA
- a CDS encoding class I adenylate-forming enzyme family protein, producing MSKLINRYFERLRQLEYAILIDISGDRRRDVAGTEIVPILDRLASLLGRMGIHPGDRVVAIVDNTLEAALLLLAAMRHGITLCLQPADASAADIEKAARLVEAKFTVNATGKTVGNTEAWRLDDLPAVEKVPVDVRAGTPFTVTFTSGSTGTPKGIVHAAESFLTCADAFNKQTDITNEDRFLNVMPMYYMAGIFNGILAPLQAGAAVVIDSAFSTGTALKFWRTVAENEISALWLSPTMLSLATKLDRGNKQLPKAFRRLFVGTGAMLKSDAEAFEAMYGLAPLQSYGLSELLYVSVDDAEAPCFGTVGCPLEGVEIASDDSGTLAIKTPYAFLGYLEDGRVSTPQQPFVTSDIASFDDNRLSILGRSDDVILRGGVNVNPFEEEAYLSPLFSQRSFCLIGLPDAILGQKVILVLEGAHRPQEAEILVEAQRLMRKKGGRVQIDGIAYVATFPIGPTGKIRRKDIREMLARETI from the coding sequence ATGTCGAAACTGATAAACCGTTATTTCGAGCGCCTTCGCCAGCTGGAATATGCAATTCTTATCGATATTTCTGGCGACCGGCGACGTGACGTCGCGGGGACGGAAATCGTTCCGATATTGGATCGGCTGGCATCGCTATTGGGGCGAATGGGTATCCACCCCGGAGATCGTGTCGTCGCCATAGTGGATAATACTCTTGAAGCTGCCTTGCTGCTGCTGGCTGCGATGCGTCACGGCATTACGCTGTGCTTGCAGCCGGCCGATGCAAGCGCTGCCGACATCGAGAAGGCTGCTCGTTTGGTCGAGGCGAAATTCACGGTGAATGCCACGGGAAAGACCGTTGGCAACACCGAGGCCTGGCGCCTGGATGATCTGCCGGCGGTCGAGAAAGTGCCGGTGGATGTTAGAGCCGGAACCCCTTTCACCGTCACATTCACCAGCGGATCGACTGGCACGCCCAAGGGAATCGTCCATGCCGCCGAGAGTTTCCTCACTTGCGCGGACGCCTTCAACAAGCAGACCGACATTACGAATGAGGATCGCTTTTTGAATGTCATGCCCATGTATTACATGGCGGGGATATTCAATGGCATTCTTGCGCCGCTTCAAGCTGGCGCGGCTGTTGTCATAGATTCCGCATTTTCGACGGGGACTGCTCTTAAATTTTGGCGAACCGTGGCGGAAAACGAAATATCGGCTTTATGGCTCTCTCCGACCATGTTGTCGCTCGCGACAAAGTTGGATCGTGGAAACAAGCAACTTCCCAAAGCCTTCCGCAGACTTTTCGTCGGCACGGGCGCGATGCTCAAGTCCGACGCCGAGGCATTTGAAGCAATGTACGGGCTTGCTCCGCTTCAATCCTACGGGCTCTCGGAGCTTCTATATGTTTCGGTCGACGACGCAGAAGCGCCGTGCTTCGGCACGGTCGGGTGCCCTTTGGAGGGAGTTGAGATTGCTTCCGATGATTCTGGAACCCTTGCCATCAAAACGCCGTACGCATTCTTGGGCTACCTTGAAGATGGCAGGGTTAGCACTCCGCAACAGCCGTTTGTCACGAGTGACATCGCCAGCTTCGACGATAATCGCCTCTCGATCCTTGGACGCAGCGACGATGTGATATTGCGTGGTGGCGTAAATGTGAATCCTTTTGAGGAGGAAGCTTATCTATCGCCTCTCTTTAGCCAGCGGTCTTTCTGCTTGATCGGACTGCCCGACGCGATACTCGGTCAGAAAGTCATTCTCGTCTTGGAAGGGGCGCATCGTCCGCAAGAGGCGGAAATTCTTGTCGAAGCCCAGAGGCTGATGCGAAAAAAAGGCGGCAGGGTGCAAATAGACGGCATCGCCTATGTCGCGACCTTCCCGATCGGCCCGACAGGAAAGATTCGGCGGAAGGACATTCGGGAGATGCTTGCCAGGGAAACGATTTGA
- a CDS encoding phosphopantetheine-binding protein: protein MTDLTDWACAFVEQIDPSFSGLGREAKLGENLFTSGRLDSMALMNLLLEAEAQFGFTFTPEAFQDRRLQTIRGLGEVVESLKSAA from the coding sequence GTGACAGACCTGACCGACTGGGCATGTGCCTTCGTTGAGCAAATCGATCCGAGCTTTTCTGGGCTCGGTAGAGAAGCAAAGCTCGGTGAAAATCTCTTTACCTCGGGGCGTCTCGATTCCATGGCGCTCATGAATCTATTACTCGAAGCGGAGGCGCAATTCGGCTTCACATTTACGCCCGAGGCATTTCAGGATCGACGCCTTCAAACTATTCGAGGTTTGGGCGAGGTCGTTGAGAGCTTGAAAAGCGCGGCATGA
- a CDS encoding cyclase family protein: MIIDLTMTLREGIMTFPVHWHPVVEITQLGRFEVEGRETRKIVLGTHTGTHVDAPRHFVPKGATIENTDLDIYYGPARVLDFTDLPDKTEITREMLVERIGRDFPPRILFRYDWERRLDSLKYYTDHPYLSEQACEWMVENGIRLVGLDAPMPDDPRNGRGSDRDSPNHTILLRAGVAILEYLVNLSQIPAKDFILSALPLKIEEGDGAPVRAIAIVE; this comes from the coding sequence ATGATTATTGACCTGACTATGACTCTGCGGGAAGGGATAATGACTTTCCCCGTACACTGGCATCCCGTTGTGGAAATTACCCAATTGGGACGTTTCGAAGTTGAAGGGCGGGAAACGCGCAAGATCGTTTTGGGAACGCACACCGGCACGCATGTAGATGCGCCCCGCCATTTTGTGCCCAAAGGCGCGACGATCGAAAATACCGACCTCGATATCTATTATGGCCCGGCTCGGGTGCTGGACTTTACGGATCTTCCTGACAAGACCGAAATCACCCGGGAAATGCTCGTCGAACGTATCGGAAGGGATTTCCCACCGCGTATTCTGTTTCGCTATGACTGGGAGCGGCGTCTGGATAGCTTGAAATATTACACTGACCACCCCTATCTGAGCGAGCAGGCCTGCGAGTGGATGGTTGAAAACGGCATTCGTCTGGTGGGCCTCGACGCACCTATGCCCGATGACCCGCGCAACGGCCGTGGCAGCGACCGCGACTCTCCCAATCATACGATCCTGTTGCGAGCAGGGGTCGCCATTCTTGAATATCTCGTCAACTTGTCTCAAATTCCTGCCAAAGACTTCATCTTGTCGGCATTGCCGCTCAAGATTGAAGAAGGCGATGGCGCCCCCGTGCGCGCTATTGCCATTGTCGAATAG
- a CDS encoding DUF4910 domain-containing protein produces the protein MSDGARGGWLERIAETMNSGAAYESGQAAYDLACELFPINRSLTGPGVRQTLAILKREMPGLTTHAVPSGTQVFDWVVPDEWEVREA, from the coding sequence ATGTCTGATGGCGCGCGTGGCGGTTGGCTTGAGAGAATAGCTGAAACAATGAATTCCGGCGCGGCGTACGAATCGGGCCAGGCTGCCTACGATCTGGCTTGCGAGCTATTTCCGATCAACCGGTCGCTTACTGGACCCGGCGTGAGGCAAACGCTTGCGATATTGAAGCGGGAAATGCCTGGGTTGACGACCCATGCCGTTCCTTCAGGCACCCAGGTCTTCGATTGGGTCGTACCGGACGAATGGGAAGTTCGAGAGGCTTAG
- a CDS encoding DUF4910 domain-containing protein, translating into MEDSDGNRIVDFKANNLHLMGYSEPVNCELSLDDLQSHLYSLPDQPDAIPYITSYYARRWGFCLSHHQRLSLKPGQYRVLIDSTLAPGNLNYGEILIAGDSAEEVFLSTYICHPSMANNELSGPVVATGIVKWLISRDRLPYSFRVVFIPETIGSICYLSRNLGIMKERVRAGFNITCAGDDRAYSFLPSRDGNTLADRAALHALEHVAGGFERYSWWDRGSDERQYCAPGVDLPVASIMRSKYGVYPEYHTSLDNLDLISPAGLAGAIRVVQGAILAVEQDRHYKINVLGEPQLGKRGLYPTISTKTSGATVRLMMNVISQLDGRTSLLEVSNRIGVAIWDIYPIVLKLIEAGLVEELSLTAQPSNA; encoded by the coding sequence ATCGAAGATTCGGACGGCAATCGTATCGTCGATTTCAAGGCCAACAATCTCCATCTGATGGGATACTCGGAACCGGTGAACTGCGAATTGTCCTTGGACGATCTGCAATCGCATCTTTATTCGCTTCCGGACCAACCGGATGCCATACCTTATATTACGTCCTATTACGCCCGCCGATGGGGATTTTGCCTCAGTCATCATCAGCGCTTGTCGTTGAAACCTGGACAATATCGGGTTCTGATTGACTCTACGCTCGCCCCTGGCAACCTGAATTATGGCGAAATCCTCATAGCCGGTGATAGTGCCGAAGAAGTTTTCCTATCCACCTATATTTGTCATCCTTCCATGGCAAACAATGAACTTTCTGGTCCGGTTGTTGCAACCGGGATTGTCAAATGGCTAATTTCGCGAGATAGGCTTCCCTATTCATTTCGCGTCGTATTCATCCCTGAAACGATTGGTTCTATTTGCTATCTCAGTCGCAATCTGGGGATTATGAAAGAAAGAGTGCGCGCCGGGTTCAACATCACCTGCGCAGGTGATGACCGCGCCTATTCCTTCCTGCCGTCGAGGGACGGCAATACGCTGGCAGATCGCGCGGCGCTCCACGCCTTGGAGCATGTCGCCGGCGGGTTTGAACGCTATTCTTGGTGGGACCGTGGCAGCGACGAACGGCAATATTGCGCTCCCGGTGTCGATTTGCCAGTTGCCTCAATTATGCGATCCAAATACGGCGTTTATCCGGAATATCATACGTCACTCGACAATCTGGATCTTATTTCGCCGGCTGGCCTTGCGGGGGCTATTCGAGTCGTTCAGGGCGCAATTTTAGCGGTGGAACAGGACCGTCATTACAAGATCAATGTTCTCGGCGAGCCGCAGCTTGGAAAGCGGGGCCTCTATCCCACCATTTCCACAAAGACGTCAGGCGCAACCGTCAGACTGATGATGAACGTTATCTCTCAGCTCGACGGCAGAACATCGCTTTTGGAGGTGTCGAACAGGATCGGCGTGGCGATTTGGGATATCTATCCCATCGTCCTGAAGCTGATTGAAGCTGGGCTTGTCGAGGAGCTCTCACTGACCGCCCAGCCATCAAATGCCTAA
- a CDS encoding class I SAM-dependent methyltransferase, producing the protein MGYDSKKAWGELYSGGSQIAYPAEGVIRIFKGTFPALTMPRDHANLSILDMGCGDGRHLPFLSGLGFNVCAVEVSDAICSTLRRRMEAYDVKVDIRAGHAGSLPYEDSFFDRLLTWNSCYYMSFSGPRFGAHVAEMARVLKPGGWIVASLPKKTNFIFQDSKASDATGYRIIANDYFGMRNGEIMRCIEDRADLVESFEPKFENFCHADLDMEWFGLPYHWHVFCAQRKV; encoded by the coding sequence ATGGGCTATGATTCAAAAAAAGCCTGGGGTGAGCTTTATTCGGGCGGTAGTCAGATCGCCTACCCCGCGGAAGGCGTGATAAGGATATTCAAGGGGACGTTTCCTGCGCTGACGATGCCGCGCGATCACGCAAACCTTTCCATTTTGGATATGGGCTGCGGCGACGGCAGGCATCTGCCATTCCTCAGCGGACTAGGCTTCAATGTCTGCGCAGTCGAAGTCAGCGACGCAATTTGCAGCACGCTACGCAGACGGATGGAAGCCTACGACGTGAAAGTAGACATCCGCGCCGGTCATGCGGGTTCCCTGCCATACGAGGATTCGTTTTTCGACCGTCTGCTGACGTGGAACAGCTGCTATTACATGTCGTTTAGCGGCCCGAGGTTTGGTGCCCACGTCGCGGAGATGGCAAGGGTCTTGAAACCCGGCGGCTGGATCGTTGCGTCTCTTCCAAAGAAAACCAACTTCATTTTTCAAGACTCGAAGGCGAGTGACGCAACCGGCTATCGAATCATTGCGAACGACTATTTCGGTATGCGCAATGGCGAAATCATGCGCTGTATCGAAGACCGTGCCGATCTGGTCGAGTCTTTTGAACCGAAATTTGAAAACTTCTGCCATGCTGATCTCGACATGGAGTGGTTTGGATTGCCCTATCATTGGCACGTCTTTTGTGCGCAGCGAAAGGTTTGA
- a CDS encoding glycosyltransferase family 2 protein produces the protein MLVSKNSLEPSQHVRKSAWLEHAPFAFWVMQELRPRTVVELGTHNGFSFLSFCQAAKAGGTDTRIYAVDTWQGDEHAGLYESEVHDSLRAELLKEYPDIGTMVRSTFADARPQFVDGSVDLLHIDGRHRYEDVLEDFQGWESALSDRAVVLFHDTRVETGDFGVWKFWAEISAAHPNFEFHHGNGLGVLVVGKNAPEALKALCALTPEEQAVNRMLYSRLGLVNSLDHQIDVAREQLGVIGEQAKLLTADRDRIANAFEQHRQAMDMMRFSMSWKLTAPLRLANRVAARIPQLAGMMQMLAKRHGGYARLAQRSLNILRQDGLAGGKTAWARARALRHGGNPLSGNDYESWLKRYSGLDEVGREKIRSEIASWEKPPLISVVMPVYNPEVDWLKEAIASVQAQIYPSWELCIADDRSTSEHVRPLLEKLAAADPRIKVVYRATNGHISEASNSALELASGSWMVLLDQDDLLTEDALYYVGRAISREPNLALIYSDEDKIENGRRYDPYFKPDWNPDLLRSHNMVCHLGAYRMDHVRAIGGFRKGFEGAQDYDLVLRFSEGLLPGQICHIPRVLYHWRSHSGSTAQSGGNKNYATIAGQAALNEHLQRTGLAGHIEILPTGMYRARYDLPPNPPKVSLIIPTRNGLRLLRQCVSSILEKTTYPNFEILIVDNNSDDHATLRYFDEIQSHERVKVVRDGQAFNYSAINNKAVSLVDGEYVGLVNNDIEVVSPDWLSEMMAIAMQPKVGAVGARLWYPDDRLQHGGIILGIGGVAGHAHKMLRRGEHGYFSRGELTQTLSAVTAACLVVKKSTYELVGGLDAENLKVAFNDVDFCLKIREAGFRNVWTPYAELRHHESATRGVEDTPEKKQRFQSEVLFMLRRWEKVLMADPAYNSNLTLEYEDFSLAWPPRNDIDPTPAS, from the coding sequence ATGCTTGTATCCAAAAATTCGCTCGAACCTTCTCAGCACGTCCGAAAATCGGCCTGGCTCGAACATGCGCCTTTCGCGTTCTGGGTGATGCAGGAGCTGCGGCCTCGCACCGTGGTCGAACTCGGGACACACAACGGCTTTTCCTTTCTTTCATTCTGCCAGGCAGCCAAGGCGGGTGGGACAGACACAAGAATCTACGCCGTAGATACGTGGCAAGGGGACGAGCATGCCGGTCTCTACGAGTCTGAAGTGCACGATTCACTCCGAGCCGAACTGCTCAAGGAATATCCAGACATCGGCACCATGGTGCGGTCGACTTTTGCCGATGCGAGGCCCCAGTTCGTCGATGGATCCGTCGATCTTCTGCATATCGATGGGCGCCATCGCTATGAGGATGTGCTGGAAGACTTTCAAGGTTGGGAAAGCGCGCTATCCGACCGAGCGGTGGTACTGTTTCATGATACGCGCGTAGAGACCGGCGACTTCGGCGTTTGGAAGTTTTGGGCGGAGATTTCCGCCGCGCATCCGAACTTCGAGTTTCATCACGGCAATGGTCTGGGCGTCCTCGTCGTGGGCAAGAACGCGCCGGAGGCGTTGAAGGCTCTCTGCGCTCTTACGCCGGAAGAACAGGCTGTCAACCGCATGCTCTACTCGAGGCTGGGCCTCGTCAATTCTCTTGATCACCAGATAGACGTGGCTCGTGAGCAGTTGGGAGTCATTGGGGAGCAGGCCAAGCTGCTGACGGCCGATCGCGACCGTATCGCCAACGCCTTCGAACAACATCGCCAGGCGATGGACATGATGCGGTTTTCGATGAGCTGGAAATTGACGGCTCCGCTCCGGTTGGCGAACCGCGTGGCTGCGCGTATTCCGCAGCTTGCCGGCATGATGCAGATGTTGGCCAAGAGACACGGCGGCTATGCGCGCCTTGCACAGAGATCGCTGAACATCCTGAGGCAGGATGGGTTGGCAGGCGGCAAAACAGCATGGGCGCGCGCCAGGGCATTGCGTCATGGAGGCAACCCGCTTTCCGGGAACGACTACGAGAGCTGGCTTAAGCGATATTCCGGCCTCGATGAGGTGGGGCGCGAAAAAATCCGCTCCGAAATTGCGTCGTGGGAAAAGCCGCCGCTGATTTCGGTCGTCATGCCGGTCTACAATCCGGAGGTCGATTGGCTGAAGGAAGCGATTGCGTCCGTGCAGGCGCAGATCTATCCGTCCTGGGAGTTGTGCATTGCCGACGATCGGTCGACGTCCGAGCACGTGCGCCCCCTTCTTGAAAAACTCGCCGCTGCCGATCCGCGCATAAAGGTGGTTTATCGCGCGACGAACGGACATATATCCGAGGCCTCCAATTCCGCCTTGGAACTCGCCTCCGGCAGCTGGATGGTTCTTCTCGATCAGGACGATCTTCTTACGGAGGATGCGCTGTATTATGTCGGTCGTGCCATCAGCCGTGAGCCAAACCTTGCGTTGATCTATTCCGACGAGGACAAGATCGAAAACGGCCGGCGTTATGATCCTTACTTCAAGCCGGACTGGAACCCGGATCTGCTGCGTTCGCACAACATGGTTTGCCATCTTGGCGCATACCGGATGGATCATGTGCGGGCCATCGGCGGCTTTCGGAAAGGCTTTGAAGGCGCCCAGGATTACGATCTTGTGCTGCGCTTCTCTGAGGGCCTGCTGCCGGGGCAGATCTGCCATATCCCGCGGGTTCTGTACCACTGGCGAAGCCATTCCGGCAGCACGGCGCAAAGCGGCGGCAACAAAAATTATGCCACCATCGCCGGTCAAGCCGCCCTGAACGAACATCTGCAGCGGACGGGGTTGGCTGGTCACATCGAAATATTGCCGACTGGAATGTACAGGGCGCGCTACGATCTGCCGCCCAATCCGCCGAAGGTAAGCCTGATCATTCCAACGCGAAACGGATTGCGGCTTCTGCGTCAGTGTGTCAGCTCCATTCTCGAGAAAACCACCTATCCCAATTTTGAGATCCTGATCGTCGACAACAATTCGGACGACCATGCGACGCTGCGCTATTTCGACGAAATTCAGTCGCACGAGCGGGTGAAGGTCGTTCGTGATGGACAGGCTTTCAATTATTCCGCAATCAACAACAAGGCCGTCAGTCTTGTCGACGGCGAATATGTGGGCCTCGTCAATAACGATATCGAGGTCGTCTCTCCGGATTGGCTGAGCGAAATGATGGCGATCGCCATGCAGCCGAAGGTTGGCGCGGTTGGCGCGCGGCTGTGGTATCCGGATGACCGGCTGCAACATGGCGGCATTATTCTCGGGATCGGCGGGGTGGCCGGTCACGCCCACAAGATGTTGAGACGCGGTGAACATGGCTATTTCTCGCGGGGCGAGCTCACGCAAACGCTCAGCGCTGTAACGGCGGCATGTCTTGTCGTCAAAAAATCCACTTACGAACTGGTCGGCGGTCTGGACGCGGAAAATCTCAAGGTCGCGTTCAATGATGTCGATTTCTGCCTGAAGATCCGAGAGGCGGGCTTCCGGAATGTCTGGACGCCTTACGCCGAACTCCGCCACCACGAGTCGGCGACGCGAGGGGTAGAAGATACTCCCGAAAAGAAGCAGCGCTTCCAATCCGAGGTGCTTTTCATGCTCCGGCGCTGGGAGAAAGTGTTGATGGCGGATCCGGCCTACAACTCTAATCTGACATTGGAGTACGAGGATTTTTCGCTTGCATGGCCGCCGCGAAACGATATTGATCCCACCCCGGCGTCCTGA